One Rhodothermales bacterium genomic window, GGAGGTGATGAACGTGGTGCATATGCGCGCGTTGCTGGAGCCCGAGGTGTCGCGTCTCGCCGCGCTGTCGGCCTCAGCGCAGGACATCGCGGCGATGCAGGATGCCGTCGTGGCGATGGCGGAGGCCGCCGACGCCGGCGACCGCGCCCGCTGGTCGCAGGCCGACACCCGGTATCACGAGACGCTGTGCGGGGCGTGCAAGAATACGCTGCTGGGCCGGCTGGCCATGCAGATGCGGAATCGGATCCATTATATGATCAACGACCCGCAGACCGCGCCTACCCGCGTCCGCACCTGCACCGACGAGCACCAGCTCATCATCGACGCCATCGCCCGCCGCGACGCCGACGCGGCCGAAGCCGCCACCCGCGAGCACATCGGGAAGCTGCGAAAGAGCCTGTTTGAGCGGTTTGCGCATCTTTGAGCAGCCGATGGCGGCCTTCGGCCGCGGTCATTGGCGGCCTTTGGCCGCAGTCATTAGGTGCTTCGCACGAGGTCATTGGTCATTGGCGGCTTTTGGCCGCGGTCATTAGGTGCTTTGCACGGGGTCATTGGTCATTGGTGGCTTTTGGCCGCGGTTAGTACGTGCTTTGCGCGGGGTCATTGGTCATTGGTGGCTTCTGGCCGCGGTTAGTACGTGCTTTGCGCGGGGTCATTGGTCATTGGTGGCTTCTGGCCGCGGTTAGTACGTGCTTCGCACGGGGCATTGGTCATTGGCGGCTTTTGGCCGCGGTTAGTACGTGCTTTGCACGGGGTCATTGGTCATTGGAGCGAAGCAGCGTGGGCTGCGGGTGCCGGCTGGCGATTTTCATTTTACGATTTACGATTTACGATTTCCTCCATGCTTCGTCCGCTTCGAAAAGCTGTTGACTATGCCCGGACCTTCGGCTTCCCGGCCGAGGTGCGGCAGACGATGCAGGCGGTGCGTAGCCGGCGGCTGACGTACCTCTCTCAGCGAAAGCTGAACGCGCTGGCGGAGCAGATCCTGCGGATCGAGAAAAGCCGGATTCCGGGGGCTATCCTCGAGGCCGGCTGTGCGATGGGGGGCTCGGCGATTCTTTTCGCCTCGGCCAAATCGCCGACGCGCCCGCTGCGGGTGTACGATGTGTTCGGGATGATCCCGCCGCCCTCGGAGGCCGACGGCCAGGACGTGCACGAGCGGTATGAGGTGATCAAGGAAGGCAAGGCGAAAGGCCTGGGTGGCGACGTCTACTACGGGTATCGCGACGACCTGTACGACGCGGTCCACGCCTCATTCGGGGCGCTGGGGTATCCGCCGGCGCCGAACCGCATCGAATTAATCAAGGGGCTGGTGCAGGATACGCTGGTCGTCGACGGCCCCGTCGCGCTCGCCCATATCGACGTCGACTGGTACGACCCGGTCATGACCTGCCTCGAGCGCATCACGCCGCACCTCGCCCTGGGCGGGGCGCTGATTCTGGACGACTACCAGGATTGGTCGGGCTGCCGGAAGGCGACGGACGACTACTTCGCCGGCCAGGACCGGTCGCGGTTCGTGTTTGACACCTCGCCGGGGTCGCTGGTGGTGACGCGGGTGGGGTGAAGGGGGTGGCGTCGCTACGCCATCACCACAAACACATTCGACGCCACGGCATAGCCCACCGTGTGGGTCTTCTCGCCGATGCGGACGTCCAGCGGGCCGTTAAACGGGGCTTTTTCCACGATCTCGATCTCGGCGCGGGGCATCAGACCGAGGTCCTCCAGGTAGTGCAGCAGCTCGGGGTCGGCGTCGGAGACGCGGCGGATGACGACGGGTTGGCCTACGGGCATCAGGGTGAGGGGGGCGTCTTCGATGGCCTCGACGTGGCCGTCGCGTGTCGGGATCGGGTCGCCGTGCGGGTCGTGGGTCGGGAACCCCAGCATTTCCTCGATCTTGCTCTCGAACTCCTCGGAGATGTGGTGTTCGAG contains:
- a CDS encoding TylF/MycF/NovP-related O-methyltransferase; its protein translation is MLRPLRKAVDYARTFGFPAEVRQTMQAVRSRRLTYLSQRKLNALAEQILRIEKSRIPGAILEAGCAMGGSAILFASAKSPTRPLRVYDVFGMIPPPSEADGQDVHERYEVIKEGKAKGLGGDVYYGYRDDLYDAVHASFGALGYPPAPNRIELIKGLVQDTLVVDGPVALAHIDVDWYDPVMTCLERITPHLALGGALILDDYQDWSGCRKATDDYFAGQDRSRFVFDTSPGSLVVTRVG
- a CDS encoding metal-dependent transcriptional regulator codes for the protein MLSQAVEDYLKTIYKLQQNGAASTTDIARTLDVAAASVTNMVKRLAQMGLVEHQSYKGVTLTPAGSKIALEIIRHHRLLELYLKEVMGYGWEQLHDEAEHLEHHISEEFESKIEEMLGFPTHDPHGDPIPTRDGHVEAIEDAPLTLMPVGQPVVIRRVSDADPELLHYLEDLGLMPRAEIEIVEKAPFNGPLDVRIGEKTHTVGYAVASNVFVVMA
- a CDS encoding GntR family transcriptional regulator yields the protein MPSRPAIRPRSPRSDEPRRLSEVAYERLRDAITRGDLPPGTPLAENTLSAEMNISRTPVREALQQLAQEGLVQVIPGRAVTVAAPSMEEVMNVVHMRALLEPEVSRLAALSASAQDIAAMQDAVVAMAEAADAGDRARWSQADTRYHETLCGACKNTLLGRLAMQMRNRIHYMINDPQTAPTRVRTCTDEHQLIIDAIARRDADAAEAATREHIGKLRKSLFERFAHL